The Virgibacillus siamensis sequence GACTCGGTTATCTTTATCGGTATATATACTTTTATCCAAATTTTTGGTGATTCTAGCTGTTAAGATACCTGTTGTCATTCCACCACTAACATTTAAAGCGGTCCGAGCCATGTCAATTAAAGGTTCTATTGAAATAAGCAAGCCGACGATAGCTACAGGTAAGTTCATCGTTGATAATACGATAAGTGCTGCAAACGTTCCTCCTCCGCCAACTCCTGCGACTCCGAACGAACCAATAGCTACAACAGCAATTAACATCAAAATGAATGAAGGGGTAAATGGATTAATACCCACTGTCGGTGCAACCATAACAGCAAGCATTGCAGGATAAATTCCAGCACATCCATTTTGACCGATTGTTACACTAAATGCTCCCGATACATCAGCGACTCCTTCTGAAACCCCGAGGCTTTTCTTTTGTGTTTTGATATTTAATGGCAAGGTTCCTGCACTGGAACGGGATGAGAATGCGAATATAAGAACTGGTATTATTTTTTTAACATATGTCACCGGGTTTAGTCCCGCCATTCTGATCAGCAACAAGTGAATTAAAAACATGGTAAAGATCGCAAAATACGACGCGATAATAAATAATCCCAGATTCATAAATGTAGCTATATCACTGGTTGCAGCCTTATTTGCCATAAGTGCAAGTATCCCATATGGCGTCAGGCGTAATACGAGTGTTACAATTCGCATCACAATTGTAAAAACGGATTCAACCACCCTTCCAAACACTTTCGCTTGTTCAGGCTGCTTTCTTCTTACACCCATAAAAGCCATCCCGGCTATAACCGAAAATATAACAACTGAGATAACTGATGTTGGTGCTGCTCCAGTCAAATCTGAGAAAATATTACTTGGTATCATGGACAAAATCATATCCGGCATCGACTTGTCTTCCAGATCGTTTAATGCTTTATCATTGCCCATAATAGCCTCTGTTTCTGCCTCTCCCTTGGAAAGGTCCATACCCTCCAACTGAAAAATACCAGCTGAAAAAATCCCAACAGTTGCCGCTATAGCTACTGTTCCAACTAAAAACCCTATTACTAATCCACCGATCTTACCGAAACCCTCTGAAAACTTTGAGTTCGTGAATGCCCGTAAAATAGCAAAGAAAACAAGTGGCATGATTAGCGTTTTTAATAGTGATACGAATCCACTCCCAACGATATTAATCCAGTCCGAGGATCTGCTGATAACGTCTGAGTTCGTACCATACGCGAACTGAAGGATAAGCCCAAACACTATACCAACTACCAGTGCGAGGGAAACGCGTTTACCAAATGAAACGAACTTTTTCTGCATATAGAATAGCCCTGAACAAATTAATAGGAACAACGTAATAATTAATATAACATGGAGTATTTCCATTATTGAGTCTCCTTCCCAACTCTAATTAAAGATTCGTTTACTGCCTTTTCTATTCTCCTTAAGCCTTCTTCTAAAGTCTGCCGTGGACAAGCAATATTAACTCGGGTAAATCCTTCACCGCCTACGCCAAATGTATATCCTTCATCAAATGCTATCTTGGCTTTCTTTTGTAAAAAATCCTCCAGAGCTTTTGCATCCATTCCGAGTTCCCGACAATCCAGCCAAACGAGGTATGTCCCTTCAGGAGGAATCACTTTTATTTCCTCCAAATTCGTTTCAATAAACTCCGTTAAAAATGCCAGATTGTCTTCAATATAATCTAAAAACTTATCAAACCATTCTTCTCCGTATCTATAAGCATTTTCAACTGCCGTAACACCAAACGTGTTGGATAGTCCCAAATAAAGGCGATCAATCATGTTTGTAAAGCTATCGCGTAGTTCTTTATTTGGAATAATGTTATTCGCCATTTGAACTCCCGCTAAATTGAACGTTTTACTAGGAGCTGTACATGTAATCGAATTATCTGCAAACTCTTCCGAAATACTTGCAAAAGGAGTATGGATAGATCCTTTATGAACAATATCCATATGCGCTTCATCAGATACTACCAATACATCATTTTCCATACATATTTGGCCCAATTTTGTCAATTCTTCCTTTGACCAAACCCTGCCGACTGGATTATGCGGATTACACAAAATAATCATCTTAACATCTGTATTCGCAGCTACTTCTTTCAGATTTTCGTAATCTACTTTATACTTTTTATGATCAAGCTTAAGTGGATTTAGCACAATCTCACGGTTGTTTTTCTCAATCACCTCAGTAAAAGGTGTGTAAACTGGGGTTTGGATAATGATCCTATCTCCTTCATTTGTAAAAGTTTGTATCGCAATACTAAGAGCAGTCATAATCCCTGGCGTACAGCGAATCCACTGTTTCTTAATGGACCAATCGTGTCGTCTCTCCACCCAGTCTATAAATGCCTCAAAATAATTTCTTGATCTTGAAGTATAGCCAAAAATTCCATGTTCTGCTCTCTCTTTTATTGCATCAACAACAGGATTGGGACACGCGAAATCCATATCAGCAATCCACATTGGCAGAATATCCTTATCACCAAATAACCTTTCTGTTTTATCCCATTTAACCGAATTTGTATTATACCGATTTATTACCTTGTCAAAATCATATCCCATAAAATACCCCTCCTTATAACGATTGAATCCATATGTTTTTTGACTAAGACTTTACTGGAAACTTTTCCTTCATCCAGGCTAAGTAACCACCTTTTACATTTTTAACATCCTTATATCCATTTGCCTGCATCAGGCTCGCGGCAATTGCTGAGCGGGCACCGGAACGGCAATGTACAAGATATGTTTTTCCTTCAGGCAGATCATCCAAAAGATCTGGAAGTGAACGAAGCGTCTTAAGATCAGCACCTTCAATCCTTCCATCATTCCACTCTGATTGGTTTCGAACATCAATCAGGTGATAATTTTCATCATCAAGTAAATCACGCAGTTTTTGGACATTCACTTCTTCGTAACTTTCTATACGTTCTTGATCACGTAATGTAAATGCTGGTTCTATTGAAGAAACAACCCGATCCAAACCTATTGATGACAAACTTTCTTTTATTTTATTGACGTGTTCTTCAGCTGCAATAAGGACAATATCCTGATCATAGCCGATCAACTCCCCTGCCCAATTTGTGAATGATTGATTAAATGGAATGTTGATGGCACCTTCTAAATGTTCCTTTGCAAATTCTTTGGCTCTTCTCGTATCCAACAAAACCGTATTACTTCCATACTTTATAAGCTCATCCGGTGTTTCCAGCCGCTCAATTTCCGTTTCATTAACTAATGGAGGCCCGATTTTATTCAATTTTTTCATCATCGCAAAATATTTAGGAGGGGTGGACTGACCAGTTAACAAAGATTTGACAAAGTCTTCCTTGTTCTCCTCCTTTAAACCCCAATTGTTTAATTTCTCATATCCAACAGTAGACATTGGTACTGCACCCAACGCTTTACCACAGGCACTCCCAGCTCCATGCGCCGGCCATACTTGCATAAAATCTGGTAATTCTTTAAACCTCTGTAAGGATTCGAACATTAGTCTTGCACCACTTTCAGCAGAACCGGCTATTCCCACTGATTTTTCTAATAAATCAGGCCGTCCAATTTCTCCAACAAATACGAAGTCTCCTGTAAAAATACCCATTGGCTGGGAAAAAGCTGCCCCTTTGTCCGTTAAAATAAATGAAATACTTTCTGGCGTGTGTCCCGGAGTATGCATAACTTGAAACTCAACAAACCCCACATTAAATGTGCTGCTATCTTTAAGAAACGTATAGTTGACACCTTCCACTTGATGGTATTTCCAATTTTCATCTCCCTCATCCGACACATAAACTGTTATATTGCAATTCTTGGCAATTTCCCTGGAGCCAGAGAGGAAATCGGCATGAATATGTGTTTCAGCCGAAGCTATAATGTTGAAACCCTTTTTCTTTGCTATTTTCAAATACGGGTCAATACTGCGTGCAGGATCAATTACAATGGCTTCTCCTGTACGTTCGCAGCCAACTAGATAAGACATTTGTGCTAAGTTTTCATCAAAAAATGAACGAAAAAACATGATTATACCTCCTCCTGAAGTCATTCATATTTAGATCGTGATATATTTCTCCATTGGTTAAAATGTCAGCGGTTTCATATTTCGAAAAACAATCTATTTTTCTCTAAAAATCACTCCCTCTTTATTTAATTAATGTAAAGTCAAAATATAGCTATATTTCAGTTAATTAAATACTAGCATACTAAAATGGGCGTGAATAATTGATTTATTTTATGGGGTATAACTAAATATTGTAGGCAGCAATGCATTTAAATCGGTTACTTCATAACAAACACACAAAAAAACTGCCGGCAAATTCACCAGCAGTATCACTGAATTAGATATTAAGCAGGACCCACACAGTAACCTTCATGCGGCCAGCCTTACTTACTAAATTGTTAAAGAAGATAACTAAAATACATACTATTAGTTGCACCCTGTTTCCATTCACTCAGTTATCCTTTATCTCACCTCCCCTATCATACTTGTTAAATCCCACAACAATAGTATAATTAAATAACTGAATATTTACGCTTATAAAACTTCACATAACCAAGGGAGGTACGCAAATTATGATTCAGGATTTTATTCAAAACCAAGATACAATAATCAAAAATGCTGAGCACTATCAAATAGATAAGTGGATGATTCCGAATCCTAACTATGTCGAACTAGACAACCTATCATTAATGCAAGCAGCTCAAGTAATACTAGCTTCGGATGCTGAATTTATACCTGTTGTGGGTAAAGAAAAAGAGCCGCTTGGTGTTATTACAGCAAAGTCTCTTTTGAAATCGTTTACACATAATGAACCAGTTAACCAAGCATTTATAACCGATCATTTACATGATAATTTTTCAATCGTTCATGTAACTGACCCCCTAATGAAAGTTAGTAAATTATCATATCCATATTATTTAGTTGTGGATAATCAAAATAAGTTGGTGGGCCTTTTAACTAGAAATGAAATTACAAATGGGTTATCCCAATATATTAGTGAAATGAATCAATTGGAACATTCGGCGGAAATATTAAACGTAATCTTGGATAGTGCTTATGAAGGAATTACCGTTGTGGATACAAAAGGTACAATCGTTGAATTCAATGATGCTTATAGCCGTTACACAGGGATTGAAAAAAAGGATGCAATTGGTCACCATGTCCAGGAAGTAATTGATAACACAAATCTTCACAATACGATAAGGACAGGAATGCCTGAACGCGGGGCAATACAATATATTCAAGGTCAAGCAATGATCGTACATCGCATTCCAATTTGGAAACAAAACCAAGTTGTTGGTGCTATTGGTATGCTTGTTTTTGAAGGTGTGACAGAATTAAATAAGATATATGAACGGTTACAGAAGAAATCAAGCCAACCTTACCGAACTGGAAATGCTATCACGCAAAAGTGGCGGGAAACCAATATGTTTACCTTAGATCAAATTATTGGCAATAGTAACCCTACCTCTGAATTAAAGCATCTCGCAAGGAAGGTCGCCAAAACAAATGCTACTGTTCTGATTACGGGTGAGAGTGGTACCGGGAAGGAAATGTATGCACAAAGTATTCATCAGTTAAGTCCATATGCATCCGGAAACTTTATCAGTGTGAATTGTGGAGCCATACCAGAACAACTATTTGAATCGGAATTATTTGGTTATGAAGAAGGAGCATTTACCGGAGCAAAAAAAGGGGGCAAGCCGGGAAAACTGGAAATGGCCCAGTACGGAACATTGTTTTTAGATGAAATAGGTGAAATGCCACTTTTAATGCAAACGAAGTTACTGCGTGTGTTACAACAAAAGGAATTTGAACGTGTTGGTGGTACAAGAAAAAATAAATTAGATACCAGAATTATTGCTGCCACAAATCAAAACCTTAAAGAAATGGTGGACAAAGGTGATTTTCGTGAGGATCTTTACTATCGAATTAATGTAATTGAACTACCTATACCGCCGCTTCGTAAACGGAAAGAAGATATTCCTCCTTTGGTATCCTACTACTTGAGTGCGGCATGCAACAAACATCAAATTCCGTTAAAAGAATTATCTTCTGAAGTAATAACCAAGTTTATTAATTATGATTGGCGTGGTAACATCAGACAACTATTTAATGTAATTGAAAATCTTGTGGTTCTGGTTGAAAGCGATACTATCGAACCCCACCACTTACCAGATTATATGTTACATACTGATCAAACACTCACCATCGGGGAAGATTCATTCCATCAGATGAAGACAGAAAGGATGAATACTGAAAAAGAAATGATTGTAGCTGTATTACGGAAGAATAACGGTAATAAATCAGAAACAGCGAAAACATTGGGGATTCACCGAACAACATTATACTATAAACTAAAGAAATATGACCTTATTTAGTCATCGAAATGTAGAAAAGTTACTACATGTGTTTGAAATAAATGTAGTAATTTTTCTACATTTATTTTTGAAAATAAAGTATTATCAAACCTTTCAAATTGGCATAACTTTTGCATATATAACACTGTACATCATTATAAGGGAGGTATGAAGAATGGAAAACTACAAGACTTTTCACTCGCCGCAAACGATTAATTATGGTCGCAATGCCTTTGGTGAAGTTGGTAGAGAGGCTAAGGCCAGGGGAAAAAAAGCTATTATTGTAAGCGACAAAGTAATGAATGACCTCGAATATGTAAGTGAATGTCGGGATAATCTGCTAAAAGAAGGCGTTGATAGTGTTACGTATTTAGGTGTAGATTCTGAGCCTAC is a genomic window containing:
- a CDS encoding sigma-54-dependent Fis family transcriptional regulator, which translates into the protein MIQDFIQNQDTIIKNAEHYQIDKWMIPNPNYVELDNLSLMQAAQVILASDAEFIPVVGKEKEPLGVITAKSLLKSFTHNEPVNQAFITDHLHDNFSIVHVTDPLMKVSKLSYPYYLVVDNQNKLVGLLTRNEITNGLSQYISEMNQLEHSAEILNVILDSAYEGITVVDTKGTIVEFNDAYSRYTGIEKKDAIGHHVQEVIDNTNLHNTIRTGMPERGAIQYIQGQAMIVHRIPIWKQNQVVGAIGMLVFEGVTELNKIYERLQKKSSQPYRTGNAITQKWRETNMFTLDQIIGNSNPTSELKHLARKVAKTNATVLITGESGTGKEMYAQSIHQLSPYASGNFISVNCGAIPEQLFESELFGYEEGAFTGAKKGGKPGKLEMAQYGTLFLDEIGEMPLLMQTKLLRVLQQKEFERVGGTRKNKLDTRIIAATNQNLKEMVDKGDFREDLYYRINVIELPIPPLRKRKEDIPPLVSYYLSAACNKHQIPLKELSSEVITKFINYDWRGNIRQLFNVIENLVVLVESDTIEPHHLPDYMLHTDQTLTIGEDSFHQMKTERMNTEKEMIVAVLRKNNGNKSETAKTLGIHRTTLYYKLKKYDLI
- a CDS encoding MBL fold metallo-hydrolase — translated: MFFRSFFDENLAQMSYLVGCERTGEAIVIDPARSIDPYLKIAKKKGFNIIASAETHIHADFLSGSREIAKNCNITVYVSDEGDENWKYHQVEGVNYTFLKDSSTFNVGFVEFQVMHTPGHTPESISFILTDKGAAFSQPMGIFTGDFVFVGEIGRPDLLEKSVGIAGSAESGARLMFESLQRFKELPDFMQVWPAHGAGSACGKALGAVPMSTVGYEKLNNWGLKEENKEDFVKSLLTGQSTPPKYFAMMKKLNKIGPPLVNETEIERLETPDELIKYGSNTVLLDTRRAKEFAKEHLEGAINIPFNQSFTNWAGELIGYDQDIVLIAAEEHVNKIKESLSSIGLDRVVSSIEPAFTLRDQERIESYEEVNVQKLRDLLDDENYHLIDVRNQSEWNDGRIEGADLKTLRSLPDLLDDLPEGKTYLVHCRSGARSAIAASLMQANGYKDVKNVKGGYLAWMKEKFPVKS
- a CDS encoding MalY/PatB family protein, coding for MGYDFDKVINRYNTNSVKWDKTERLFGDKDILPMWIADMDFACPNPVVDAIKERAEHGIFGYTSRSRNYFEAFIDWVERRHDWSIKKQWIRCTPGIMTALSIAIQTFTNEGDRIIIQTPVYTPFTEVIEKNNREIVLNPLKLDHKKYKVDYENLKEVAANTDVKMIILCNPHNPVGRVWSKEELTKLGQICMENDVLVVSDEAHMDIVHKGSIHTPFASISEEFADNSITCTAPSKTFNLAGVQMANNIIPNKELRDSFTNMIDRLYLGLSNTFGVTAVENAYRYGEEWFDKFLDYIEDNLAFLTEFIETNLEEIKVIPPEGTYLVWLDCRELGMDAKALEDFLQKKAKIAFDEGYTFGVGGEGFTRVNIACPRQTLEEGLRRIEKAVNESLIRVGKETQ
- a CDS encoding L-cystine transporter, whose product is MEILHVILIITLFLLICSGLFYMQKKFVSFGKRVSLALVVGIVFGLILQFAYGTNSDVISRSSDWINIVGSGFVSLLKTLIMPLVFFAILRAFTNSKFSEGFGKIGGLVIGFLVGTVAIAATVGIFSAGIFQLEGMDLSKGEAETEAIMGNDKALNDLEDKSMPDMILSMIPSNIFSDLTGAAPTSVISVVIFSVIAGMAFMGVRRKQPEQAKVFGRVVESVFTIVMRIVTLVLRLTPYGILALMANKAATSDIATFMNLGLFIIASYFAIFTMFLIHLLLIRMAGLNPVTYVKKIIPVLIFAFSSRSSAGTLPLNIKTQKKSLGVSEGVADVSGAFSVTIGQNGCAGIYPAMLAVMVAPTVGINPFTPSFILMLIAVVAIGSFGVAGVGGGGTFAALIVLSTMNLPVAIVGLLISIEPLIDMARTALNVSGGMTTGILTARITKNLDKSIYTDKDNRVELEQSAI